One Vigna unguiculata cultivar IT97K-499-35 chromosome 11, ASM411807v1, whole genome shotgun sequence DNA window includes the following coding sequences:
- the LOC114168382 gene encoding uncharacterized protein LOC114168382, with amino-acid sequence MFEMALSLWRSRTASSTLNLLANTLRRFSSEVTNTSAQRTRESMMNQMMYSDINSRIGSCMPLSAMRIGTIIHNIELNPGQGGKLVRAAGTSAKILKEPTSAYCLIQMPSGVKKLIDSRCRATIGVVSNPSHGDRKLRKAGHSRWLGRRPVVRGVAMNPVDHPHGGGEGKSKSSGKWGKGSRTPWGKPTKSGYKTGPLKRRR; translated from the exons ATGTTTGAAATGGCTTTGTCACTGTGGAGAAGTCGCACTGCTTCATCAACACTGAACTTGTTAGCCAATACTCTTCGCAGATTCTCTTCTG AGGTAACAAACACCAGTGCTCAAAGAACGCGAGAGAGTATGATGAATCAAATGATGTATTCTGACATAAACTCACGAATTGGGAGTTGCATGCCACTGTCTGCAATGCGAATTGGAACAATCATTCACAACATTGAGTTGAACCCAGGGCAAGGTGGCAAGCTTGTCCGAGCTGCAGGAACCAGTGCAAAGATCTTGAAAGAGCCCACATCAGCATACTGTTTAATCCAGATGCCCTCCGGTGTTAAAAAGTTAATTGATTCTCGGTGTAGGGCCACCATCGGTGTTGTATCTAATCCAAGCCATGGAGATCGCAAGCTTAGGAAGGCCGGTCACAGCCGATGGCTTGGTCGGAGACCGGTTGTTCGAGGAGTGGCAATGAATCCGGTAGATCATCCTCATGGAGGAGGAGAGGGTAAAAGCAAGAGTAGTGGAAAATGGGGGAAAGGATCTCGCACTCCTTGGGGCAAGCCAACCAAGAGTGGCTATAAGACAGGACCCCTAAAGCGCAGAAGGTAG